One stretch of Streptomyces hygroscopicus DNA includes these proteins:
- a CDS encoding transcriptional regulator, CdaR — protein sequence MPLLTVADVLRLPVIVAGLPRVMAGEGELARAVRWVHVTELLDPASFLEGGELVLTTGMPQPNDPSRLRGYVDQLADIGAAGLVVELGRRYQQVPPDLVAACRARDLPLIVLSRGIRFIEVTQTVHALILDAQGELLRRSQQVHEIFTALTLRNAEPKELVRAAADLMGRPVVLENLLHHAVVSCTAGGTAGKVLEAWPRRSRATPTPDTAGASGPEDWLVAPVEHNGRRWGRLVALPDAAAPAADPEHTMILRRAATALTLARLTGHTQWDRQAHTCALLELLRWSYRGRTEARIRIEALGIPVVGHRLIALAIGHHGATADETGLDDRLADALRDSGIRALVGRLSPDRTGVLLALARASAWQPVVERVSRLTEETLGEPGVVAVGPGVTEIDQVARAFREAEEVVDAIGPGTPHRPFHVPSDVGLPELLYALRDDIRVQKYVEHQLGRLIEYDERHAGDLLSTLRHYLAAGNKSIAAKQIGLSRQAFYQRLHTIERLLGRDLESGVQRTQLHVAVTALDTLTAAGAGGWDA from the coding sequence ATGCCGTTGCTCACGGTTGCCGACGTCCTGCGCCTTCCCGTCATCGTCGCGGGACTTCCCCGTGTCATGGCCGGTGAGGGGGAGCTGGCCCGTGCGGTCCGCTGGGTGCATGTCACCGAGCTGCTCGACCCCGCCTCGTTCCTCGAGGGCGGAGAGCTCGTACTGACCACCGGCATGCCCCAGCCCAACGACCCCAGCCGGCTGCGCGGCTATGTGGACCAGCTGGCCGACATCGGCGCCGCGGGGCTCGTGGTGGAGCTCGGCCGCCGCTACCAGCAGGTGCCACCGGACCTGGTGGCCGCCTGCCGCGCACGAGACCTTCCGCTGATCGTCCTGTCCCGCGGCATCCGCTTCATCGAGGTGACCCAGACCGTCCACGCGCTGATCCTGGACGCGCAGGGCGAGCTGCTGCGCCGCTCCCAGCAGGTCCATGAGATCTTCACCGCGCTGACGCTGCGCAACGCGGAGCCGAAGGAGCTGGTCCGCGCCGCCGCCGATCTGATGGGCCGCCCGGTGGTCCTGGAGAACCTGCTGCACCACGCGGTGGTCTCCTGTACGGCGGGTGGCACGGCCGGCAAAGTCCTGGAGGCGTGGCCGCGCCGCTCCCGTGCCACGCCGACCCCCGACACCGCGGGGGCCAGCGGACCCGAGGACTGGCTGGTGGCCCCCGTCGAGCACAACGGCCGTCGCTGGGGACGGCTGGTGGCGCTGCCGGACGCGGCCGCCCCCGCGGCCGACCCGGAACACACCATGATCCTCAGGCGCGCCGCCACCGCGCTCACCCTGGCCCGGCTGACCGGCCATACCCAGTGGGACCGCCAGGCCCACACCTGCGCGCTGCTGGAACTGCTGCGCTGGAGCTACCGCGGCCGTACCGAGGCGCGCATCCGCATCGAGGCCCTCGGCATACCCGTCGTCGGCCACCGCCTCATCGCCCTCGCCATCGGCCACCACGGCGCCACCGCCGACGAGACGGGCCTGGACGACCGGCTCGCCGACGCCCTGCGGGACTCCGGCATCAGGGCCCTGGTGGGGCGGCTCTCCCCGGACCGGACCGGGGTGCTGCTCGCGCTGGCCCGGGCCAGCGCCTGGCAGCCGGTGGTGGAGCGGGTCAGCCGGCTCACCGAGGAGACACTGGGCGAGCCGGGGGTGGTGGCGGTCGGTCCGGGAGTGACGGAGATCGACCAGGTGGCACGGGCGTTCCGGGAGGCCGAGGAGGTCGTGGACGCCATCGGCCCCGGCACCCCGCACCGGCCGTTCCATGTGCCCTCCGACGTCGGACTGCCCGAGCTGCTGTACGCGCTCCGCGACGACATCCGTGTGCAGAAGTACGTAGAGCACCAGCTGGGCAGGCTGATCGAGTACGACGAGCGGCATGCGGGCGATCTGCTGAGCACGCTGCGCCACTACCTCGCCGCGGGCAACAAGTCCATCGCCGCCAAACAGATCGGCCTCTCCCGCCAGGCGTTCTACCAGCGGCTGCACACCATCGAACGGCTGCTCGGCCGAGACCTGGAGTCCGGTGTGCAGCGCACCCAGCTCCATGTCGCCGTCACCGCCCTGGACACGCTGACGGCGGCCGGCGCGGGAGGATGGGACGCATGA
- a CDS encoding NAD-binding D-isomer specific 2-hydroxyaciddehydrogenase: MADRLVVLYRDHLPPNQARIESLAETVYATEEELPLFLPGADALLAWWPLSTAVAAAWPGDPAKAPRWVHVAAAGVDPFLFPALTGNPEVVLTNARGVYDRPIAEYVLGLILSLAKDFPGTWEHQRRREWRPSDSERIGDRTVLVWGTGSIGRAVARLLRAVGMRVSGAGRTPRTGDPDFGVVHGPAALLEALGEADYVVLAAPLTPATRGMVDAPVLAAMKRGARLVNVGRGPLVDEQALVDALAQGRLAGAALDVFTHEPLPVESPLWEMPGVIVSPHTAGEVTDWRGDLGELFLDNLIRRSEGRPLRNVVDKALGYVVDDPARPR; encoded by the coding sequence GTGGCTGACCGGCTGGTCGTCCTGTACCGGGACCATCTGCCGCCCAACCAGGCGCGGATCGAGTCCCTCGCCGAGACGGTGTACGCCACCGAGGAGGAGCTGCCGCTGTTCCTCCCGGGGGCGGACGCCCTGCTCGCGTGGTGGCCGCTGTCCACCGCGGTGGCCGCCGCCTGGCCCGGCGATCCGGCGAAGGCGCCGCGCTGGGTGCATGTGGCGGCGGCGGGGGTGGACCCGTTTCTCTTCCCCGCGCTGACCGGCAATCCCGAGGTGGTGCTCACCAACGCGCGGGGCGTCTACGACCGGCCCATCGCCGAGTACGTCCTGGGGCTGATCCTCTCCCTCGCCAAGGACTTCCCCGGCACCTGGGAGCATCAGCGCCGCCGGGAGTGGCGGCCCTCGGACAGCGAGCGCATCGGCGACCGTACGGTCCTGGTCTGGGGCACCGGCTCCATCGGGCGTGCCGTCGCCCGTCTGCTGCGCGCGGTCGGCATGCGGGTCAGCGGTGCCGGCCGTACACCGCGGACCGGCGACCCGGACTTCGGCGTGGTGCACGGCCCGGCGGCCCTGCTCGAGGCGCTGGGCGAGGCGGATTATGTGGTCCTGGCCGCCCCGCTCACCCCCGCCACCCGTGGCATGGTCGACGCGCCCGTGCTGGCGGCGATGAAGCGGGGTGCGCGGCTGGTCAACGTCGGGCGTGGCCCGCTGGTCGACGAGCAGGCCCTCGTCGACGCCCTGGCCCAGGGCAGGCTGGCCGGGGCGGCGCTGGATGTCTTCACCCACGAGCCGCTGCCCGTGGAGTCGCCCCTGTGGGAGATGCCGGGCGTCATCGTCTCCCCGCACACCGCGGGCGAGGTGACGGACTGGCGCGGTGACCTGGGCGAGCTGTTCCTCGACAATCTGATCCGGCGGAGCGAGGGCCGTCCGCTGCGCAATGTGGTCGACAAGGCCCTCGGCTATGTGGTGGACGATCCGGCCCGGCCACGGTAG
- a CDS encoding tetracycline repressor has translation MVRGDGSGAGGVDPQQLWQSPQQPRKGRKPAFSREAITAAAVALADAEGIDAVTMRRVASQVGAGVMSLYSYAPDKETLLRLMVDQVNGELSPPAPLTGDWRADLKTIAHAQRALMLRHPWLPGALFDRRWSLGPNTLAFVEHALAALRPTALDGGAKLEVFSLITGFVAGLVADEITQAALADSPDRAAADARYLAAVAADGHHPELAEALSAPARPLTPEATFARLLDRMVDGLDAGS, from the coding sequence GTGGTTCGCGGTGACGGGTCCGGCGCCGGAGGCGTCGACCCCCAGCAGCTGTGGCAGAGCCCCCAGCAGCCCCGCAAGGGGCGTAAACCCGCCTTCAGCCGTGAGGCGATCACCGCCGCAGCCGTCGCCCTGGCGGACGCCGAGGGAATCGACGCGGTCACCATGAGGCGGGTGGCGTCGCAGGTCGGCGCCGGGGTCATGTCGCTCTACAGCTACGCTCCCGACAAGGAGACGCTGCTGCGACTGATGGTCGACCAGGTCAACGGCGAGCTGTCACCACCGGCCCCGCTGACCGGCGACTGGCGCGCCGATCTGAAGACCATCGCCCACGCCCAGCGCGCCCTGATGCTGCGCCACCCATGGCTCCCCGGCGCGCTGTTCGACCGCCGCTGGTCCCTCGGGCCCAACACCCTGGCCTTCGTGGAACACGCGCTCGCCGCCCTGCGGCCCACCGCGCTGGACGGCGGCGCGAAGCTGGAGGTGTTCAGCCTGATCACGGGTTTCGTCGCCGGACTCGTCGCCGATGAGATCACTCAGGCCGCGCTCGCCGACTCACCCGACCGGGCCGCCGCCGATGCCCGGTACCTCGCCGCGGTGGCCGCCGACGGACACCACCCTGAGCTCGCCGAGGCGCTCTCCGCCCCCGCCCGCCCACTCACCCCCGAGGCCACGTTCGCCCGTCTGCTGGACCGCATGGTCGACGGCCTGGACGCGGGGTCGTAA
- a CDS encoding FAD dependent oxidoreductase — MTATTAGRPAPVNGRVAHWFAELPTPRPALPGDRDADVCVVGAGLTGLWTAYYLKHADPGLRITVLEAEFAGFGASGRNGGWASGLIPGARDRMARAYGRPAVLDWQRAMNEAVDEVIDVAAREGIDAGIVKGGTLRVARTPAQATRLRHKVEQDHEWGVADSVLLTPAESARRIRVDGVTAAAFTPHCARLQPAALVRGLADTVERLGVTIHEKSPVTAIEPGRAITAHGTVRAPVVLRATEGFTASLKGLRRAWLPMNSSMIVTEPLPARIWREIGWEGRETLGDTAHGHMYAQRTADDRIAIGGRGVPYRFGSRTDHQGRVGERTIGQLIRTLERMLPQTAGVRADHAWCGVLAVPRDWSATVGLDRATGLGWAGGYVGHGVTSTNLAARTLTDLVLERDTRLTRLPWTGHAPGTWEPEPFRWLGVRGLYVAYRLADRHEAGGRVRTSPIATIADLIARRP; from the coding sequence ATGACCGCCACCACGGCCGGCCGTCCGGCACCGGTCAACGGCCGCGTCGCCCACTGGTTCGCCGAACTCCCCACCCCGCGTCCGGCGTTGCCCGGCGACCGCGACGCGGATGTGTGCGTCGTCGGCGCCGGACTGACCGGGCTGTGGACCGCGTACTACCTCAAACACGCCGACCCCGGTCTCCGGATCACCGTCCTGGAGGCCGAGTTCGCCGGATTCGGTGCCTCCGGCCGCAACGGCGGCTGGGCCTCCGGACTGATCCCCGGCGCCCGCGACCGGATGGCCAGGGCCTATGGCAGGCCCGCCGTCCTGGACTGGCAGCGGGCCATGAACGAGGCGGTGGACGAGGTGATCGACGTCGCCGCCCGCGAGGGCATCGACGCCGGCATCGTCAAGGGCGGCACCCTGCGCGTCGCCCGCACCCCCGCCCAGGCCACCCGGCTGCGCCACAAGGTCGAACAGGACCATGAGTGGGGGGTGGCCGACTCGGTGCTGCTCACTCCCGCCGAATCCGCGAGGCGCATCCGCGTCGACGGGGTCACCGCCGCCGCCTTCACCCCCCACTGCGCCCGGCTGCAGCCGGCCGCCCTGGTCCGCGGCCTCGCCGACACCGTCGAACGGCTCGGTGTCACCATCCATGAGAAGTCCCCGGTCACCGCCATCGAACCGGGCCGTGCGATCACCGCGCACGGCACCGTCCGGGCCCCCGTCGTCCTCCGGGCCACCGAGGGGTTCACCGCGTCCCTCAAGGGGCTGCGGCGGGCCTGGCTGCCCATGAACAGCTCCATGATCGTCACCGAGCCGCTGCCCGCCCGGATCTGGCGGGAGATCGGCTGGGAGGGCCGGGAGACCCTCGGGGACACCGCCCACGGCCATATGTACGCCCAGCGCACCGCGGACGACCGGATCGCGATCGGCGGCCGCGGGGTGCCCTACCGCTTCGGCTCGCGCACCGACCACCAGGGGCGGGTCGGCGAGCGGACGATCGGCCAGCTCATCCGGACCCTGGAGCGGATGCTGCCGCAGACGGCCGGGGTCCGGGCGGACCACGCGTGGTGCGGGGTGCTGGCCGTGCCCCGCGACTGGTCCGCCACCGTCGGACTGGACCGGGCCACCGGGCTCGGCTGGGCCGGCGGATACGTCGGCCACGGAGTCACCTCCACCAACCTGGCCGCCCGCACCCTCACCGATCTGGTCCTGGAGCGCGACACCCGGCTCACCCGGCTGCCGTGGACCGGCCACGCCCCGGGCACCTGGGAGCCCGAGCCGTTCCGCTGGCTGGGGGTGCGCGGCCTGTATGTCGCCTACCGCCTCGCCGACCGCCATGAGGCGGGCGGACGTGTCCGTACCTCACCCATCGCCACCATCGCCGACCTCATCGCACGCCGTCCGTGA
- a CDS encoding major facilitator transporter translates to MSLPRTSREPHQNSSPTLDNAPVTAFHRRMVLVAMGGPFCDGYLLGIMGVALSLITPALALDTLWTGLVAASVLVGVFLGGVVFGPITDRAGRHLMYVLNLAAFVIGSALQFFVTEAWQLLVLRLFIGIAIGADYPIASALTTELVPRRMRGPALSGLVLAWWVGYGVSYWAGWLLLGTGDDAWRWMLASGAVPAVLFLLLRAGVPESPRWLASRGRVEEAREVVRRHLGQEVSAEELLVETRQDRRGGSGMGNLAEIFRRGYGIPALFCSLFWICQVAPAFAVRSFQPQMLESFGVTGTFGASALITTIAVAGTGLGLVVVNRIGRRPLLIGSFLCINVSLIALIVLPLHYAVLVVGLFAAFQFFEAAGSGLQFVYPSELFPTDLRATGVGVATAMSRVGSASSTFLLPMATADLGVRGTLAIGVAITLIGLVVSVLLAPETKNLGLAEASSRA, encoded by the coding sequence ATGTCCCTTCCCAGAACCTCCCGAGAGCCCCACCAGAACTCCTCGCCCACCCTGGACAACGCCCCCGTCACCGCCTTCCACCGCAGGATGGTCCTCGTCGCCATGGGCGGTCCGTTCTGCGACGGCTATCTGCTCGGCATCATGGGGGTGGCGCTCAGCCTGATCACCCCGGCCCTGGCCCTGGACACGCTGTGGACCGGGCTCGTCGCGGCGTCCGTCCTGGTGGGCGTCTTCCTCGGTGGCGTGGTGTTCGGCCCGATCACCGACCGGGCGGGCCGCCATCTGATGTATGTGCTCAACCTGGCCGCGTTCGTGATCGGCTCCGCGCTGCAGTTCTTCGTCACCGAGGCGTGGCAGCTACTGGTGCTGCGGCTGTTCATCGGCATCGCCATCGGCGCCGACTACCCGATCGCCTCGGCCCTCACCACCGAGCTGGTGCCGCGCCGGATGCGTGGCCCCGCCCTGTCCGGGCTGGTCCTGGCCTGGTGGGTCGGCTACGGGGTCAGCTACTGGGCCGGGTGGCTGCTGCTGGGCACCGGCGACGACGCATGGCGCTGGATGCTCGCCTCCGGAGCGGTCCCCGCCGTGCTCTTCCTCCTCCTGCGGGCGGGCGTTCCCGAGTCGCCACGGTGGCTGGCGTCGCGGGGACGGGTGGAGGAGGCCAGAGAGGTCGTACGCCGCCACCTCGGCCAGGAGGTCAGCGCCGAGGAACTGCTCGTCGAGACCCGCCAGGACCGGCGCGGCGGCTCCGGGATGGGCAATCTCGCCGAGATCTTCCGCCGCGGCTACGGGATCCCCGCGCTGTTCTGCTCGCTGTTCTGGATCTGTCAGGTGGCGCCCGCCTTCGCGGTGCGGTCGTTCCAGCCGCAGATGCTGGAATCCTTCGGGGTGACCGGCACGTTCGGCGCCAGCGCGCTGATCACCACGATCGCGGTCGCCGGAACGGGCCTGGGACTGGTCGTGGTCAATCGCATCGGCAGGCGTCCGCTGCTCATCGGCAGCTTCCTGTGCATCAATGTCTCCCTGATCGCGCTCATCGTGCTGCCACTGCACTACGCGGTCCTGGTGGTGGGCCTCTTCGCCGCCTTCCAGTTCTTCGAGGCCGCGGGCAGCGGACTGCAGTTCGTCTATCCCAGCGAGCTGTTCCCCACCGATCTGCGGGCCACCGGCGTCGGGGTCGCCACCGCCATGAGCCGGGTGGGCTCCGCCTCCAGCACCTTTCTGCTCCCGATGGCCACCGCCGACCTCGGGGTGCGCGGCACCCTCGCCATCGGGGTGGCGATCACACTCATCGGCCTGGTGGTCTCCGTCCTCCTCGCCCCCGAGACCAAGAACCTCGGCCTGGCCGAAGCCAGCAGCCGCGCCTGA
- a CDS encoding acyl-CoA dehydrogenase: MTVVDAMAEAPDRAWWLQIAGEAADDLATDAVIRDQAGKTPYDEVARLREAGLLALLIPVEHGGGGAGWSTACAVVRKIAAADGAIGQVLGCHYLLSFSARFFGGAELAARLERESAAGQWCWGGGLTAHEPRLTLTSGRDGRVVNGRQGYATGVLVADRLAVRATHADTGEPLAVLVDPADPGVVCGGDDGDTFGQRLAAGGSVEFDAVPVEDGAVLGPLTWDEDTPSPFSGLAAPTGRLVSAQICLGIAQGVLAEAREYTRAVHAPWPHTSPRDPYALTTYGELTVATLSAAALADQALEALDGGLARGEDLTDDECAEITVLAAAAEAAASRAAHDATARALDVVGARSASSAYGFDRFWRNARTHTLYDPVAHRLHEVGDYFLNGEHPPFTLPF; this comes from the coding sequence GTGACGGTGGTGGATGCGATGGCCGAAGCGCCCGACCGCGCGTGGTGGCTGCAGATCGCCGGCGAGGCGGCGGACGACCTCGCCACGGACGCGGTCATCCGCGACCAGGCCGGCAAGACGCCGTATGACGAGGTCGCCCGGTTGCGCGAGGCGGGGCTCCTGGCGCTGCTGATCCCCGTCGAGCACGGGGGCGGGGGAGCGGGCTGGTCCACGGCCTGCGCCGTGGTGCGGAAGATCGCCGCGGCCGATGGCGCGATCGGCCAGGTCCTCGGCTGCCACTACCTGCTGTCCTTCAGCGCCCGCTTCTTCGGCGGGGCCGAACTGGCCGCCCGGCTGGAGCGGGAGTCGGCGGCGGGCCAGTGGTGCTGGGGCGGCGGGCTGACCGCCCACGAGCCACGGCTGACGCTCACCTCCGGAAGGGACGGCCGGGTGGTGAACGGACGCCAGGGGTACGCCACCGGCGTCCTGGTCGCCGACCGGCTGGCCGTCCGCGCCACCCATGCCGACACCGGTGAACCCCTCGCCGTGCTCGTCGACCCCGCCGATCCCGGTGTGGTGTGCGGCGGCGACGACGGGGACACCTTCGGGCAGCGGCTGGCGGCCGGCGGAAGCGTGGAGTTCGACGCGGTGCCGGTCGAGGACGGTGCGGTGCTCGGCCCGCTCACCTGGGACGAGGACACCCCGTCGCCCTTCAGCGGTCTGGCCGCGCCGACCGGACGTCTGGTCTCGGCGCAGATCTGTCTCGGGATCGCGCAGGGGGTGCTCGCCGAGGCCCGCGAGTACACCAGGGCGGTGCACGCGCCCTGGCCGCACACCTCCCCGCGCGATCCGTACGCGCTGACCACCTACGGGGAGCTCACCGTCGCGACGCTCTCCGCCGCCGCCCTCGCCGACCAGGCGCTGGAGGCCCTGGACGGCGGGCTGGCGCGGGGCGAGGACCTGACCGACGACGAATGCGCCGAGATCACCGTGCTCGCCGCCGCGGCCGAGGCCGCCGCCTCCCGGGCCGCCCACGACGCCACCGCCCGCGCCCTGGACGTCGTCGGCGCACGCTCCGCCTCCTCCGCCTACGGATTCGACCGCTTCTGGCGCAACGCGCGCACCCATACGCTCTACGACCCCGTCGCCCACCGGCTCCACGAGGTCGGGGACTACTTCCTCAACGGCGAGCACCCCCCGTTCACCCTGCCCTTCTGA
- a CDS encoding Rrf2 family transcriptional regulator — protein MRISAKADYAVRAALELAAVGEDTSVKAEVIAGAQGIPHKFLEGILGDLRRGGLVASQRGGNGGYRLARPADTISIAEVIRVVDGPLVSVRGVRPPELSYCGPAESLLPLWIAVRANVRKILGEVTLAEVAAARLPGDVLGLAEDPEAWTNP, from the coding sequence ATGCGGATCTCGGCGAAGGCGGACTATGCGGTGCGGGCGGCGTTGGAACTGGCCGCGGTGGGGGAGGACACCTCCGTCAAGGCTGAGGTGATCGCCGGTGCGCAGGGCATACCGCACAAGTTTCTCGAAGGGATTCTGGGCGATCTGCGCCGGGGCGGGCTGGTGGCCAGCCAGCGCGGGGGCAATGGCGGCTACCGGCTGGCCCGCCCGGCGGACACCATCAGCATCGCCGAGGTGATCCGGGTGGTCGACGGACCCCTGGTGTCGGTGCGCGGAGTGCGCCCGCCCGAGCTGTCGTACTGCGGACCGGCGGAGTCGCTGCTGCCGCTGTGGATCGCGGTGCGGGCCAATGTGCGCAAGATCCTCGGCGAGGTGACCCTCGCGGAGGTGGCCGCGGCCCGGCTGCCCGGCGACGTTCTGGGCCTTGCCGAGGACCCCGAGGCATGGACCAATCCCTAG
- a CDS encoding haloacid dehalogenase, type II translates to MRKLVSFDCYRTLINFDTRTATHEIVKDRLAELGVDPEQFHHDAYVMRFQGVLDEYLPYREIVRRTLRNVMTLHGLEYRDEDGEALIEAIKKFTPFREVPDALRRLKGEYDIAILSNSEDDLIAYAVEALGVDFDHVLTAEQAGAYKPLPQAFEYLMKATGRGPGDIIHTAQGWEYDIMPTKRYPGMRRIWVNRYGFPGSSAFQPYEEIKDLSELPGLLGV, encoded by the coding sequence ATGCGCAAGCTGGTCTCCTTCGACTGCTACCGCACGCTCATCAACTTCGACACCCGCACCGCCACCCACGAGATCGTCAAGGACCGGCTCGCCGAGCTCGGTGTCGACCCCGAACAGTTCCATCACGACGCGTATGTGATGCGTTTCCAGGGCGTCCTGGACGAATACCTGCCCTACCGGGAGATCGTCCGCCGCACCCTGCGCAACGTCATGACACTGCACGGCCTGGAGTACCGGGACGAGGACGGCGAGGCGCTGATCGAGGCCATCAAGAAGTTCACCCCCTTCCGCGAGGTCCCCGACGCGCTGCGCCGCCTCAAGGGCGAGTACGACATCGCGATCCTCTCCAACAGCGAGGACGACCTGATCGCCTACGCCGTCGAGGCACTGGGCGTGGACTTCGACCATGTGCTCACCGCCGAGCAGGCCGGTGCCTACAAGCCGCTGCCGCAGGCGTTCGAGTACCTCATGAAGGCCACCGGCCGCGGCCCCGGGGACATCATCCACACCGCCCAGGGCTGGGAGTACGACATCATGCCGACCAAGCGCTACCCGGGCATGCGGCGGATCTGGGTGAACCGCTACGGCTTCCCCGGCTCGTCCGCCTTCCAGCCCTACGAGGAGATCAAGGACCTGTCCGAGCTGCCCGGACTGCTCGGTGTCTGA
- a CDS encoding peptidase S15, whose amino-acid sequence MTSPTRDGGSGATDGAAAAAWIAPSGRPPLAARMMRATWRSLPARRYEAGREEDLEVPAADGSTLRADHYFPRAEGDFPTLLVRSPYGRGVPWSPMYGMLFAEQGFHVVLQSCRGTGGSGGEFDLWRNEAADGQATVAWLRDQPWFNGALGTIGPSYLGYVQWALALDPPPELRAMVVQVGLHDPHALFHRGGALQLENALLVGSGMTAQHRGFGPFVRATLRLRRHLKHITRALPLRGSYARGLGGELPWLDGVMSHPDAGDPFWKGASTGGAADGLRVPTCLISGWQDALVDQTFEQYGRLRRSGCDTSLLVGPWTHTSALQRGWPEVFAESLAWLRAHLCGDPSGLRPARVRVHIGGQGHWRDLDEWPPSPDTAPWYPAEGGRLTRQSPETSASLASFRYDPADPTPSIGGPLLSPTSGSRDNGDLEKRPDVLTFTGEPMAEPMDVLGPVAARLRISTDTGHADVFARLCDVDEQGRSVNVCDGLVRLPTGPRQPVAITVPMSSTAHRFLPGHRVRLQISGGAHPRYARNTGSGEPALDATTLTPVRITVHGASVLDLPVVGAER is encoded by the coding sequence ATGACGTCACCTACGCGTGATGGCGGGTCCGGGGCCACCGACGGAGCGGCCGCGGCCGCCTGGATCGCGCCTTCGGGCAGGCCACCGCTGGCGGCGCGGATGATGAGGGCGACCTGGCGCTCCCTTCCGGCCAGGCGGTACGAGGCCGGACGGGAGGAGGACCTCGAGGTGCCGGCCGCCGACGGCAGCACCCTCCGCGCGGACCACTACTTCCCCCGCGCCGAGGGCGACTTTCCCACCCTGCTGGTGCGCTCGCCCTACGGCAGGGGAGTGCCCTGGTCGCCCATGTACGGGATGCTCTTCGCCGAACAGGGCTTCCATGTCGTCCTGCAGAGCTGCCGCGGCACCGGTGGCTCGGGCGGCGAGTTCGACCTGTGGCGCAACGAGGCGGCCGACGGCCAGGCCACCGTGGCGTGGCTGCGGGACCAGCCCTGGTTCAACGGCGCGCTGGGCACCATCGGCCCCAGCTATCTCGGCTATGTGCAGTGGGCGCTCGCCCTGGACCCGCCGCCGGAGCTGCGGGCGATGGTGGTGCAGGTCGGGCTGCACGACCCCCATGCCCTGTTCCACCGCGGCGGCGCGCTCCAACTGGAGAACGCCCTGCTCGTCGGCTCCGGCATGACCGCCCAGCACCGGGGGTTCGGCCCCTTCGTACGGGCCACGCTGCGCCTCCGGCGCCATCTGAAGCACATCACGCGGGCGCTGCCGCTGCGCGGATCGTACGCGCGTGGCCTCGGGGGTGAACTGCCCTGGCTGGACGGCGTGATGTCCCATCCGGACGCCGGTGACCCGTTCTGGAAAGGCGCGTCCACCGGTGGTGCCGCCGACGGCCTGCGCGTCCCCACCTGCCTGATCAGCGGCTGGCAGGACGCGCTGGTGGACCAGACCTTCGAGCAGTACGGCAGGCTGCGCCGGTCCGGCTGCGACACCTCCCTGCTCGTCGGACCCTGGACCCACACCTCCGCGCTCCAGCGGGGCTGGCCGGAGGTCTTCGCCGAAAGTCTCGCCTGGCTGCGCGCGCATCTGTGCGGCGACCCCTCGGGGCTGCGCCCGGCCCGGGTGCGGGTGCACATCGGCGGTCAGGGGCACTGGCGGGACCTCGACGAATGGCCGCCGTCCCCGGACACCGCCCCGTGGTACCCCGCGGAGGGCGGGCGGCTCACCCGGCAGTCGCCCGAAACATCCGCCTCGCTGGCCTCCTTCCGCTACGACCCGGCCGACCCCACCCCGTCCATCGGCGGGCCGCTGCTCTCGCCCACCTCCGGGAGCCGGGACAACGGCGATCTCGAGAAGCGCCCCGATGTGCTGACGTTCACCGGCGAGCCGATGGCCGAGCCCATGGACGTTCTCGGCCCGGTCGCGGCGCGGCTGCGGATCTCCACCGACACCGGGCACGCCGATGTCTTCGCCCGCCTGTGCGACGTCGACGAACAGGGCCGTTCGGTCAATGTGTGCGACGGGCTGGTGCGGCTGCCGACCGGGCCGCGGCAGCCCGTGGCGATCACCGTGCCGATGAGCTCCACCGCCCACCGCTTCCTCCCCGGCCACCGGGTCCGTCTGCAGATCAGCGGCGGTGCCCACCCCCGTTACGCCCGCAACACCGGAAGTGGCGAGCCGGCGCTCGACGCGACCACCCTCACGCCCGTGCGCATCACCGTGCACGGGGCCTCGGTGCTGGACCTCCCGGTGGTCGGCGCCGAGCGGTGA